The sequence GCATGGGTGAATCCGTGCACGGGCGATTCGGTGGGAGCACAGAGGAAGTGCATGCCGACATCGCCGGGGCGGACGTCGTACCGGCCCACGAGTTCCACGTGGGCCGGGTCGTAGCGTTCGGCGAGGAAGACCGGTTCCCCCTCGTGCCACCCGAGGTACGCCTCGTGGTGCGGGTGGTCGGCGATGCGCCGGTACTCGGCGGCGACCTGCGCCACGTCGGCGTCCTGCATCAGCCAGAAGGCCGCCTTCGGATGCGTGACCCAGCGGTGCAGCAGCGGGGCGTCACCGTCCGGGTCGAGAGCGCGCAGGGTGAAATCACCCAGGCGCGGGTCCCGGCGGGTGTGCACGGTCACGAATCCACCGCCGCCGGAGCCCCGAACTCCTGGAAGGTGACGCTC comes from Salinispora tropica CNB-440 and encodes:
- a CDS encoding GNAT family N-acetyltransferase, yielding MTVHTRRDPRLGDFTLRALDPDGDAPLLHRWVTHPKAAFWLMQDADVAQVAAEYRRIADHPHHEAYLGWHEGEPVFLAERYDPAHVELVGRYDVRPGDVGMHFLCAPTESPVHGFTHAVITTVLDWLFADPATGRVVVEPDVRNTAVHALNAAMGFQVVGPVELPAKTALLSICTRAAFRAATQGAPA